The following proteins come from a genomic window of Methanophagales archaeon:
- a CDS encoding methyltransferase, giving the protein MKKQLEILLERLEDVENPSVAEEQYSTPPALAAELLILAFLHGDIANRTVYDLGSGNGILAIGAKLLGAKEVVGIERDRNAIKVAIENSQKLGVEVKFRRCDVRTLHARGDTVVMNPPFGAQRKNRHADRAFLRKAFEIASVVYTIHNAGSEPFLRTFVHPTSILRFPTSFSMRRRFWFHKRDKKQIAVDLYRMNL; this is encoded by the coding sequence ATGAAGAAGCAACTGGAGATTCTGCTGGAGCGGTTAGAGGATGTGGAGAATCCATCGGTGGCTGAGGAGCAATATAGCACCCCACCTGCATTAGCTGCGGAATTGCTCATACTCGCTTTCCTGCACGGGGATATAGCAAATCGTACTGTTTATGATCTCGGGTCAGGGAATGGGATACTGGCAATAGGTGCGAAACTACTGGGTGCAAAAGAGGTGGTAGGTATAGAACGTGACAGGAATGCGATAAAGGTAGCGATAGAGAACAGCCAGAAGCTGGGTGTTGAGGTCAAATTCAGGCGATGTGATGTACGAACGTTGCATGCAAGAGGTGACACAGTGGTGATGAATCCCCCCTTCGGCGCTCAGCGCAAGAACAGGCACGCAGATAGAGCATTCCTGAGGAAGGCTTTTGAAATCGCATCGGTTGTATATACCATACACAATGCAGGTAGTGAACCATTCTTAAGAACTTTTGTACATCCCACTTCTATCTTACGGTTCCCCACCTCTTTTAGCATGAGAAGGAGATTCTGGTTCCATAAGCGCGATAAGAAACAGATAGCTGTGGATTTGTACAGAATGAACCTATAA